In Streptomyces sp. SN-593, a single genomic region encodes these proteins:
- a CDS encoding acyclic terpene utilization AtuA family protein, with translation MGTTAPAGEPVHGRGRTAPLRIANCSGYYGDRLAAAREMVEGGPIDVLTGDYLAELTMLLLWKARRRDPDGGYALSFLAQMHDVLGTCLERGIKVVVNAGGLNPAGLAAKLRELAAAAGLRPSVAHVEGDDLLGRLPELRSRGHAFAHLATGRPLAAAGVEPVTANAYLGGWGIARALRSGADVVVCGRVTDASLVVGPAAWAFGWAPDDWDALAGAVTAGHIIECGTQATGGNYSFFTEIPDPVHPGFPIAEVHPDGSSVITKHPGTGGAVTVGTVTAQLLYETGHPAYLNADVVARFDTVRLTQEGTDRVAVGPVTGEPAPDTLKVCVNHVGGHRNSAVFVLTGLDLDAKADFAEAALRDATGGPAAFAGYDLRREHGHEVDRLTLTVKDPDPGKVGRGFFSAVAGTALAGYPGLYLEHATARPTEYGVYWPALVPAEEVAEVAVLADGTRLAVPRAGGPGRSGAEGPGAEGAASGAVPPGAVPPGAVAAGAVPPGAVAVGGGPGGGLLPGRVAPGVRPDAVPPPPPPVAGAPRPERAEPYGGRTGAEPGRTVRLPLGTLVGARSGDKGGDANVGLWVADDDAYAWLRTYLDVPRLRALLPEAARLPVSRYELPNLRALNFVVHDLLGDGVAASTRADPQAKALGERLRGRLADIPERLVEPPRAPRPQPGA, from the coding sequence GTCCTCACCGGCGACTACCTCGCCGAACTCACCATGCTGCTGCTGTGGAAGGCCCGGCGGCGCGACCCGGACGGCGGCTACGCGCTGTCCTTCCTCGCCCAGATGCACGACGTGCTCGGCACCTGCCTGGAGCGCGGCATCAAGGTCGTGGTCAACGCCGGCGGCCTCAACCCGGCCGGGCTCGCCGCGAAGCTCCGCGAACTCGCCGCGGCGGCGGGGCTGCGGCCCTCCGTCGCCCACGTCGAGGGCGACGACCTGCTCGGCCGGCTGCCCGAACTCCGCTCCCGGGGCCACGCCTTCGCCCACCTCGCCACCGGCCGCCCGCTGGCCGCCGCGGGCGTCGAGCCGGTCACCGCCAACGCCTACCTCGGCGGCTGGGGCATCGCGCGGGCGCTGCGCTCGGGCGCCGACGTGGTGGTCTGCGGGCGCGTCACCGACGCGTCGCTCGTGGTCGGGCCCGCCGCGTGGGCGTTCGGCTGGGCGCCCGACGACTGGGACGCGCTGGCCGGCGCGGTCACCGCCGGCCACATCATCGAGTGCGGCACGCAGGCCACCGGCGGCAACTACTCCTTCTTCACCGAGATCCCCGACCCGGTGCACCCCGGCTTCCCCATCGCCGAGGTCCACCCGGACGGCTCCAGCGTCATCACCAAGCACCCTGGCACCGGCGGTGCCGTCACCGTCGGCACCGTCACCGCCCAACTTCTCTACGAGACCGGCCATCCCGCCTACCTCAACGCCGACGTGGTGGCCCGGTTCGACACCGTCCGCCTCACCCAGGAGGGCACCGACCGGGTCGCGGTCGGCCCGGTCACCGGCGAACCGGCGCCCGACACCCTCAAGGTCTGCGTCAACCACGTCGGCGGCCACCGCAACTCCGCGGTGTTCGTGCTCACCGGCCTCGACCTCGACGCCAAGGCCGACTTCGCCGAGGCCGCGCTGCGCGACGCCACCGGGGGCCCGGCCGCGTTCGCCGGGTACGACCTGCGGCGCGAGCACGGCCACGAGGTGGACCGGCTCACCCTGACGGTGAAGGACCCCGACCCCGGCAAGGTCGGCCGCGGCTTCTTCTCCGCCGTCGCCGGCACCGCGCTGGCCGGCTACCCCGGCCTCTACCTGGAGCACGCCACCGCCCGCCCGACCGAGTACGGCGTGTACTGGCCGGCGTTGGTCCCGGCGGAAGAGGTGGCGGAGGTCGCGGTGCTCGCGGACGGTACGCGGCTGGCGGTGCCGAGGGCCGGCGGCCCGGGGCGGTCGGGGGCGGAGGGGCCCGGGGCCGAAGGCGCAGCGTCCGGTGCCGTACCGCCCGGTGCCGTACCGCCCGGTGCCGTAGCGGCCGGTGCCGTACCGCCCGGTGCCGTAGCGGTCGGGGGCGGGCCGGGCGGCGGGCTGTTGCCGGGGCGCGTCGCGCCGGGGGTGAGGCCCGACGCCGTGCCCCCGCCGCCGCCCCCGGTCGCGGGCGCGCCGCGGCCCGAGCGCGCGGAGCCGTACGGTGGGCGGACCGGCGCGGAGCCCGGCAGGACCGTACGCCTGCCGCTGGGCACGCTGGTCGGCGCGCGGTCGGGGGACAAGGGCGGCGACGCCAACGTCGGCCTGTGGGTCGCGGACGACGACGCCTACGCCTGGCTGCGTACGTACCTCGACGTGCCCCGGCTGCGCGCGCTGCTGCCCGAGGCGGCCCGGCTGCCGGTCAGCCGCTACGAACTGCCCAACCTGCGGGCGTTGAACTTCGTCGTGCACGACCTGCTCGGCGACGGGGTGGCGGCGTCCACCCGTGCCGACCCCCAGGCGAAGGCGCTCGGGGAGCGGCTGCGCGGCCGGTTGGCGGACATCCCGGAACGGCTGGTGGAGCCGCCTCGGGCGCCCCGGCCGCAACCCGGTGCATGA